A region of the Gemmatimonadaceae bacterium genome:
CGCGCACCGTCGTCGCGCCGCCGGCATAGAGCCGCTCCTGCACCGGCACGTACGCGTCGCCCACCGACGTCTGGAAGGTCGGCCCGAGCACGGCGCCGATGCGCACGCGCGCCGCGAGGACGACGTCGGTGCCAAGTGGCAGGTATCCGGCGCCGTCGAGCGTGAGCCGCGTGAACTGCAGCCGGTTGTCCGAGCCGATCGCGCTCGAGGCGTGGCGCACCTCGGCGCGCAATACCGTGCCGCGGTTCGGGCTCGACGGATTGTCGGTGCGCTCCTCGGTGAACGAGACGCCCAGCACCGCCAGCCGCTGGCGCCGCAGCAGCGCCGCCTGGTCGCCGCTGTCGCAGGCGTTGAAGACCGCGCACAGGAAGGCCGGCGACGATTTCGTGTCGCCGTATTCCATCGTGTACGAGGCGTTCTGCGTGCGCCGCCCCATGCCGTGCGCCAGGGAGAGCGCGCCGCCGATCGGCGTGGTGCGCAGGTAGGCGTTGTACTCCGAGCGGCGCTCGCTGAAGAGCGTGAGCGACGGCTGCACCGAGGCCCGCGCCGACAGGGCCGGCGTGAGGGTCAGGCCGGTCGAGTAGTTCAGGCGGCCGCCGAACGCGTCGTGGCGCGCGTCCCCCGAGCAGAGCGACTCCAGTCCATTCAACGGCTTGCCGACGCCGATGCGCGAGACGCGCGCGCGCAGGTCGAGGCGCGTGGCGCGCCGCGCCACGTTCAGGTGCGTGTAGTCGGAGTAGGCGCGGAAGCAGTCGAGCGTCCCCCAGCCGCCGCCCACGCGCGCACTCTGCATCGGCCCCTCGGCCACCAGCACGTCGATGCGCACGGTCGAGTCGGGGCGCGCGCCGCCCGTGTCCGGCTCGACGCTCACCTGCGCGAAGAGCTGGTTGGCGTAGAGCGCCCGCTTGGCGCGCTCCAGGTCCTGCTCGCGGTACCAGCGGCCGACCGCAAGCGCCGTGAGGCGACGCACCACGGAGGTGTCGATCACCGGCGACGCGCCGCGCGGCCGCACCTGCACCCGCACCTCGCCGATGCGCGAGCGCGCGCCGGGGAGCGCCATGAACGAGACCGTCGCGGTGCGCCGGTCGACATCCGTCTCGTAGTTCACCAGCACTTCGGCGTCGGGATAGCCGCTGTTGCGCAGCCGCCGCTGGAGCGTGTCGCGCGTGGCGGCGAGCGCGAAGCGGTCGAAGGGCGCGCCGGCGCGCAGCGGGAGCGCGCGCTCGACGGCCTCACGCATCGGCACGTCGGCGAGGCCCGCGATGTCGAGCGTCCGCACCCGCGTCGGGTAGTCCTCGGTGATGCGGAACTTCACCGCGACCTGCGACGGGCCGAGGCGCGTGACGATCGTGTCGACCGCCACGCCCAGGTACCCGTGGTTGCGGTAGAAGATGACCAGCCGCAGGACGTCGCGCGGAAACTCCGCCTTGTCGAGACAGTGCCGCGTGCCGAAGACGCGCGTCCACCGTCGCGCCCAGCTGGACGGCGTGGTGGCAATGCCGTTCGCGAGCTCGGCGGACGGGAAGGCCGCGTTCCCCTCGAACTCCAGCCGCAGCACCTCGGTGTCAGCCTTGTCGCAGACGATGTCCTGCGCCCCAAGAACGGCCGGGAGCACGAAGGCGGCGAGGAAGGCGAGCAGTGGACGCGTCACCGAAGAAATTTCTTACTGTGCTCTAATAGTTGTCAACAACCGAATTAGGATTTGGAATCCGGAATGGGATCTAGGACCGCGAATTCGGACTCCGATTTGCGACCGTTTGGTGGGTCATGCGGGAGTCGGGTGACACTTGGATGGTTGCTCCGTCAGATGCTTGTCACATGACGCTTCCTCCTCTCGACTTCGCCTCGTACGAGACGTCACCGCCGGCCGCGTACGACGGCGACCCGATCTGGCGAACCCGCATGTTTCGCATGTCGTCATTCCTGGGCGCCCGGTGCAGCACCGATGTCGCGTGTCTGGGGGCCCGCGTCTCCCTCGATGTTGCCCACCAGTTCGTGCGCGCCGTCTCGTCAATCAACGCGAACATCGCCGAAGGCTACTCCCGTGGCGGCACGGCCGACCGCCTTCGGTTCTACACCTACGCGCTCGGATCGACTCGCGAGGCGCTGGCGTGGATCGACGCGCTGGGCACTGCCCCGTGGCAGCCACGTGAACTGTACCGCGACCTCCTGGTACAGGTTCGCCGTCAGCTCCTCACCTTCATCAGGTCGCTGCGACCAGCCGCCGGGGAAAGTCGAAAGGGGGCGCGGACACGCCCCCATCGTGAATCGCCGTCCTGATTCGCAGTCCGGAATCTCATTCCGGATTCCCGATCCTCAATCGTCCTTCTGCCCAAACACCGCAAGATTGGACGAATGCCCCGGGTTCACCTTCTTCTCCGGGTAGATCCAGTGGTACGCCTGGTTGACGGCGACGGCGGCGTCGGCGAAGCCGGTCGCGATCAGCTTGAGCTTGCCAGGGTACGTCACGATGTCGCCGGCGGCGTAGATCCCCGGCCGCCCCGTTTCCATCTGCGAGTTCACGACGATCTCGTCCTTGGCGAGCGTCATCCCCCACTGCGTGAGCGCGCCAAGGTCGCTGACGAAGCCGAGCATCGGCAGCACCACGTCGCAGCGCACGCGCCGCGTCGCCTTGGTCTTCACGTCGCGCAGCTCCAGCTCGTGCATCCGCCCGTCCACCGCGTGAATCTCGTGCAGCTCGTGGAAGGTGAAGAGCGCCGTCTCCCCCGCTGCCACGTCCGCCTGCACCGCCTCCACCGTCGCGTGGTGCGCGCGGAAACGGTCGGTGCGGTGGACGAGCGTCACCGAGGCGGCGCGCCCCCGCAGCTGGTGCGCCCAGTCGAACGCGCTGTCGCCGCCGCCGATGATCACCACGTGCTGCCCGGTGAATCGCGCCGGATCGAGCACGCGGTCCTCGATCCCGCGCCCATACCACGGCGCCGCGCACGCCTGCGGCAGCCGCCGCGGCGAGAACGCGCCGATGCCGGCGGCGATCACGATGGACTTCGTCGGAAACTCATCCGTCGCCGTGCGCAGCACAAAATGTCCGTCCGCCTCATCCAGGCCGGTCACCACCTGTCCCAGGTGGACGGGCTGCGCGAAGCGCGCCGCCTGGCGCTCGAGCGAGCGGACGAGATCCTTCGCGAGCACCTCGGGAAAGCCCGCGACATCGAAGATCAGCTTCTCGGGATAGAGCGCCGCGAGCTGTCCGCCGGGCGCGTCGAGCGCATCGACGATTTGCGCGGACGCACCGCGCATGCCAGCGTAGAAGAGCGCAAACAGCCCGGTGGGGCCGGCGCCGATGATGGTCAGGTCCCGCAATTCATGCCGCATGCGTGAAAGGTCGCGAGGCCCGCCGCCCGAAACAACCCGGGGCGGCTTCCCCGCGGCTGGAATATCGTGCATTCTCGTCCACGGGCCGCGCGTGCGGCGCATCCGCGCCCGCACGCCGCCGCCCGCTCTCCGAACCTGACTTCGCATGGAAGAGACCGCAGGACGACTCATCGAATACGCCGGCCAGTTCCGCCTCCTCCGCAAGGTGGCGCGCGGCGGCATGGCGACCGTCTATGAGGCCGAGCAGATCGGACCCGCGGGCTTCACCAAGCAGATCGCGCTCAAGATCATCCACGACCGCTACGCCACGCAGCCCGAATGGCTGCAGCTCTTCATCGACGAGGCGAAGCTCTCCGCCAACCTGGTGCACGGCAACATCGTGCAGATCTACCAGCTGGGCGAGGTGGACCAGGAGTACTTCATCGCGATGGAGTTCATCAAGGGCGTCACGCTGCGCGCGCTCATCGACCGGCACCGGCAGATGGGCGAGCCGATGAGCCCCGCGCTCGCCGCCTACATCGCCAGCCGCGTCTGCCGCGCCCTCGATTTCGCCCACAACTTCGTGGACCGCACCGGACACCGCCTCGATATCGTCCACCGCGACGTCTCGCCCGGCAACGTGCTGCTCACGTGGGACGGCCACGTGAAGCTGGCCGACTTCGGCATCGCGAAGGCGAAGACGATGATCGACCCGGCCGCGCAGCGCCCGCTCATG
Encoded here:
- a CDS encoding BamA/TamA family outer membrane protein, which encodes MTRPLLAFLAAFVLPAVLGAQDIVCDKADTEVLRLEFEGNAAFPSAELANGIATTPSSWARRWTRVFGTRHCLDKAEFPRDVLRLVIFYRNHGYLGVAVDTIVTRLGPSQVAVKFRITEDYPTRVRTLDIAGLADVPMREAVERALPLRAGAPFDRFALAATRDTLQRRLRNSGYPDAEVLVNYETDVDRRTATVSFMALPGARSRIGEVRVQVRPRGASPVIDTSVVRRLTALAVGRWYREQDLERAKRALYANQLFAQVSVEPDTGGARPDSTVRIDVLVAEGPMQSARVGGGWGTLDCFRAYSDYTHLNVARRATRLDLRARVSRIGVGKPLNGLESLCSGDARHDAFGGRLNYSTGLTLTPALSARASVQPSLTLFSERRSEYNAYLRTTPIGGALSLAHGMGRRTQNASYTMEYGDTKSSPAFLCAVFNACDSGDQAALLRRQRLAVLGVSFTEERTDNPSSPNRGTVLRAEVRHASSAIGSDNRLQFTRLTLDGAGYLPLGTDVVLAARVRIGAVLGPTFQTSVGDAYVPVQERLYAGGATTVRGFRQNELGPVVYNVAAYDTVRADGTIGGDPADPAQEVYFRARAATANPRTIPTGGNAMLVANLEARVRSPVLADVLQLAFFADAGRVWNRGTAQRLNLGAVQWTPGVGARVRTLVGLIRVDIGYNPYQRASGAAFFDTPIALGGQLFCVSPGNTLRVTATSAPGGGATTLAQANGSCPADFTPRREHNFVKKLAFQFSIGQAF
- a CDS encoding four helix bundle protein, encoding MTLPPLDFASYETSPPAAYDGDPIWRTRMFRMSSFLGARCSTDVACLGARVSLDVAHQFVRAVSSINANIAEGYSRGGTADRLRFYTYALGSTREALAWIDALGTAPWQPRELYRDLLVQVRRQLLTFIRSLRPAAGESRKGARTRPHRESPS
- a CDS encoding NAD(P)/FAD-dependent oxidoreductase; this encodes MRHELRDLTIIGAGPTGLFALFYAGMRGASAQIVDALDAPGGQLAALYPEKLIFDVAGFPEVLAKDLVRSLERQAARFAQPVHLGQVVTGLDEADGHFVLRTATDEFPTKSIVIAAGIGAFSPRRLPQACAAPWYGRGIEDRVLDPARFTGQHVVIIGGGDSAFDWAHQLRGRAASVTLVHRTDRFRAHHATVEAVQADVAAGETALFTFHELHEIHAVDGRMHELELRDVKTKATRRVRCDVVLPMLGFVSDLGALTQWGMTLAKDEIVVNSQMETGRPGIYAAGDIVTYPGKLKLIATGFADAAVAVNQAYHWIYPEKKVNPGHSSNLAVFGQKDD
- a CDS encoding serine/threonine-protein kinase, giving the protein MEETAGRLIEYAGQFRLLRKVARGGMATVYEAEQIGPAGFTKQIALKIIHDRYATQPEWLQLFIDEAKLSANLVHGNIVQIYQLGEVDQEYFIAMEFIKGVTLRALIDRHRQMGEPMSPALAAYIASRVCRALDFAHNFVDRTGHRLDIVHRDVSPGNVLLTWDGHVKLADFGIAKAKTMIDPAAQRPLMMGKKHYMSPEQILGGQVDWHSDVFAMGIVLFELLALKPLFTEDETEAAIDEVVVAPIPDVSRFIVDIHPTLEGLLRAALSKGREDRPSAADFGRVLDQYCVLHREPGSPERLQAHLAGLFPDSYRPPTEPTQTAASAYTARPARTRPSLIRRILGMQ